A portion of the Bufo gargarizans isolate SCDJY-AF-19 chromosome 7, ASM1485885v1, whole genome shotgun sequence genome contains these proteins:
- the LOC122943646 gene encoding uncharacterized protein LOC122943646 codes for MNQPPSLPVPASPPSKRTRVHLVSDSEEETGYPSDDLEDQIPPSVSEEPRKYLFSSDQLDSLLTAVRQTMAVEEEEPKRSIQDEMFGGLRARKRKIFPVNSYLQDLIKEEWEEGDKKLYIPREFKSRLAFNPEETKLWDEIPKVDIQVAKVVKKTSIPFEDSSQLKDPMDRKMDGLLKKAWESSAATINANISATSVARAMCLWLEQLEEHLKIKTSREEILESLPLLKFAASFMADASELRPK; via the exons ATGAATCAGCCCCCTTCTCTTCCAGTTCCCGCTTCCCCTCCGTCCAAGCGTACCAGGGTACACTTAGTATCGGATTCAGAGGAAGAAACCGGGTACCCTTCAGACGATCTGGAGGATCAGATCCCCCCGTCGGTGTCAGAGGAGCCTAGGAAATACCTGTTTTCCTCGGATCAGCTGGACTCGCTCCTTACTGCAGTAAGGCAGACcatggcagtggaggaggaggagccgaAACGTTCTATACAGGACGAGATGTTCGGCGGATTAAGGGCCAGGAAAAGAAAGATTTTCCCGGTGAATTCTTACCTTCAAGATCTGATCAAAGAGGAATGGGAAGAAGGTGACAAAAAACTctatattcccagagaattcaagAGCAGACTGGCCTTCAATCCAGAGGAGACTAAACTTTGGGATGAAATTCCAAAAGTCGACATCCAGGTGGCCAAGGTGGTGAAGAAGACATCTATTCCATTCGAGGATTCTTCACAATTAAAAGATCCCATGGACCGGAAAATGGATGGACTCCTGAAGAAGGCCTGGGAATCCTCAGCGGCCACTATTAATGCTAACATTTCAGCAACCTCAGTGGCTCGAGCAATGTGCTTATGGCTGGAGCAACTGGAGGAGCATCTCAAGATAAAGACCTCCAGGGAGGAAATTCTTGAGTCCTTACCCTTATTAAAATTTGCTGCATCCTTCATGGCGGACGCCTCAG AGCTCAGGCCCAAATAA